The Pseudomonas aeruginosa genome includes the window ATTTGCCGGAGAGTCGTTTCATGGGGCGAGCAGCTCCCGGCAGACGGGTTTGTCGTGGGCGGCGCCGAGGATTTCGCAGAGCGTGCCGCAGAGGTCGGTCTGCAGCGGTTGCGCCAGGTCGTCGCGGCTGAAGGCGTCGCCGAAGACGAACAGCGGCACCTCGCGCTCCTCCTCGAGGATGCCGCCGTGGCTGCGGTCCTCGTTCATTCCGTGATCGGCGGTGATCGCCACCTGGTAGCCGGCCGCCAGCCACTGGTGCAGGTATTCCGACAGCAGTGCGTCGGCGCGCCGCGCGGCGTTGCGGTAGGCGGGGCTGGCGAGGCCGTGCCTGTGCCCGGCGTCGTCGATGTTCATCGAGTGGACCAGCATGAAGTTCGGTGCGTGCCGGCGGCGCAGGCTTTCCGCGTCGGCGAACAGGTGCGAGTCCGGATAGTGGTCGCTCCAGTAGAAGTGTCCGCGCTGGATCGGCAGTGCGCTGTCGTCGGTGTGGCGGTCGCGGGCCGGGTCGAACGGCGCGCGGTTGTACAGTTCGCTGACCCAGTGGTAGGCCGCTGCCGCGGTACTCAGGCCGGCCGCGCGGGCGTAGTGGAACAGGCTCTGTTCCTGGCTCAGGCGGACCACGTCGTTGTGCAGGATGCCGCTATCGATCGGCGGCACTCCGGTGAGGATGCATTCGTAGAGCGGCCGGGACAGCGAAGGCAACTCGCATTCCAGGCGGTACGACTGGCCGCGGCCGGCGCCGCAGAGGGCCTGGAGATGCCCCATGCAGTCGCGGGCGACGCTGTGGTTGAGGCCGTCCAGCAGGACGAGGATGACGTCGTGGCGCATTCGGGGTATCCGTCGATGCGGGGCGGCCGCCGGGGAGGGCGGCCGCGCTCCGCGTCACTGCATGTTGATGATCACCGCTTCCTGCCACTGCCGCGGCAGGCGCTTGGAGGTTTC containing:
- a CDS encoding alkaline phosphatase family protein codes for the protein MRHDVILVLLDGLNHSVARDCMGHLQALCGAGRGQSYRLECELPSLSRPLYECILTGVPPIDSGILHNDVVRLSQEQSLFHYARAAGLSTAAAAYHWVSELYNRAPFDPARDRHTDDSALPIQRGHFYWSDHYPDSHLFADAESLRRRHAPNFMLVHSMNIDDAGHRHGLASPAYRNAARRADALLSEYLHQWLAAGYQVAITADHGMNEDRSHGGILEEEREVPLFVFGDAFSRDDLAQPLQTDLCGTLCEILGAAHDKPVCRELLAP